The Burkholderia sp. PAMC 26561 genome includes the window CGTTTAGCTTTCGACTATAACGGTCATACGTGTTGCGGACTGCCATGTCGCGCACCACGCCTCAGCCCGTCAGGCATGCCTGCGGGCTTTTTTTGGCCCTTGAAAAGTCGTCGAGAAAATGTGAGGCGTTCTTTCATATTCCATTCAGTAATAACCCGATCTGGTGAAAACCCCGTCATTTCTTTCACTTGACTTACTTGATATATCACATATTGTGTATCCCATTGCTACCTCTCAAACGAGACGGCAATGAGGCAGACGTCAATTCGGCGTCCCGAATACAAGGCAGCAAATGCCAAGGAGACAGTGATGGAAACGAATCGCCCGGTAGGAGAGTCGCGCCTGGCATCGCCGTGGGTGCAGCTCGTGTTCGGCGTGATCTGCATGGCCATGATCGCGAACATGCAGTACGGCTGGACGCTGTTTGTCAATCCGATCGATGAAAAGCATCACTGGGGCCGCGCGGCCATCCAGGTCGCGTTCACGATTTTCGTCGTGACCGAAACATGGCTTGTTCCAATCGAAGGTTATCTCGTCGATAAATACGGCCCGCGTCCGGTAGTCGTCGTTGGCGGCTTGTTATGTGCGGCTGCGTGGGTGCTCAATTCGATCTCGGCTTCCTTGCCAATGCTGTACTTCGCGGCCGCGGTCGGTGGCGTGGGCGCGGGCGCTGTGTACGGCACGTGCGTGGGCAACGCGCTCAAGTGGTTTCCGGATCGTCGAGGGCTGGCAGCGGGTATCACCGCGGCGGGTTTCGGCGCCGGGTCGGCCGCAACGGTCGTGCCTATTGCGCACATGATCAAGAACAGCGGCTATGAAGCGACCTTCCTGTGGTTCGGCCTGGGTCAGGGACTGGTCGTGTTCTTCCTCGGCATGGCGCTGTTCGCACCGCCGGCGAGCTTGCTGGCAAACGCCAAGAGCGCGTTGAAGACTGCCGTCTACAACGCCACCCCCAGGCAGGTAATGAGTTCGCCGATCTTCTGGGTGATGTACCTCATGTTCGTGATGATGGCGGCCGGCGGATTGATGGCGACTGCGCAACTGGGTCCGATCGCGAAGGACTTCGGCTTGCACGACTCGCCCGTTTCGATTCTCGGGCTGACCTTGCCTGCGCTCACATTCGCGCTGACCATCGACCGGGTGCTCAATGGTTTGACGCGGCCGTTCTTCGGATGGATTTCCGACAGGATCGGGCGAGAGAACACCATGTTCATGGCGTTCGCCATCGAAGCAGTCGGAATCCTGGCGTTGTCGAAGTACGGGCAAAGTCCCGTTGCCTTTGTGATACTGACCGGGATCGTGTTCTTTGCTTGGGG containing:
- the oxlT gene encoding oxalate/formate MFS antiporter — its product is METNRPVGESRLASPWVQLVFGVICMAMIANMQYGWTLFVNPIDEKHHWGRAAIQVAFTIFVVTETWLVPIEGYLVDKYGPRPVVVVGGLLCAAAWVLNSISASLPMLYFAAAVGGVGAGAVYGTCVGNALKWFPDRRGLAAGITAAGFGAGSAATVVPIAHMIKNSGYEATFLWFGLGQGLVVFFLGMALFAPPASLLANAKSALKTAVYNATPRQVMSSPIFWVMYLMFVMMAAGGLMATAQLGPIAKDFGLHDSPVSILGLTLPALTFALTIDRVLNGLTRPFFGWISDRIGRENTMFMAFAIEAVGILALSKYGQSPVAFVILTGIVFFAWGEIYSLFPATCGDTFGPKFAATNAGLLYTAKGTAALLVPFSSVITAATGSWHAVFMLASGMAALSALLALFVLKPMRQAHKQKHAAAPMDMPFASVVKE